In Meiothermus ruber DSM 1279, the following proteins share a genomic window:
- a CDS encoding ABC transporter ATP-binding protein — protein MAEINVENLKVVYRGVILALQGVSMRAGAGEAVALLGPNGAGKSTLVRAISGLLPQYDGRVLDGRITLGGEDISHLPALKVAGLGLTAILEGRPIFRYLTVIENLRAAGHKLTPQRQKELTDEIFTRFPRLYERRFEQGGYLSGGEQQMLLLGMALLTEPRILVVDEPSLGLSPKLTEEVMRVLDELRRDKGLTLVLVEQNARAAFSIVERVYVMEQGRVVFEGTAQEAQADADVMEFYLGGAVVGGFSEAKRYRRRKRWV, from the coding sequence ATGGCCGAAATCAACGTTGAAAACCTAAAAGTGGTCTACAGGGGGGTCATCCTGGCCCTGCAGGGGGTGAGCATGCGGGCCGGGGCTGGCGAGGCGGTGGCGCTGCTGGGCCCCAACGGGGCGGGTAAGAGCACCCTGGTGCGGGCCATCTCCGGGCTGTTGCCGCAGTACGACGGGCGGGTGCTGGACGGTCGAATTACCCTGGGTGGAGAGGATATCAGCCACCTGCCCGCGCTCAAGGTGGCGGGCCTGGGCCTGACCGCCATCCTCGAGGGCCGCCCCATCTTTCGCTACCTGACCGTGATCGAAAACCTGCGGGCCGCAGGGCACAAGCTGACCCCCCAGCGCCAGAAAGAGCTGACCGACGAGATTTTTACCCGCTTCCCCCGCCTCTACGAGCGCCGCTTCGAGCAGGGGGGCTACCTTTCGGGTGGTGAGCAGCAGATGCTCTTGCTGGGTATGGCCCTCCTGACCGAGCCCAGGATTCTGGTGGTGGACGAGCCCAGCCTGGGCCTGTCGCCCAAGCTGACCGAGGAGGTCATGCGGGTATTGGACGAGCTGCGCCGCGACAAGGGCCTCACCCTGGTGCTGGTGGAGCAGAACGCCCGGGCGGCTTTTTCCATCGTGGAGCGGGTGTATGTGATGGAGCAGGGCCGGGTGGTCTTCGAGGGCACCGCCCAGGAAGCCCAGGCCGATGCCGACGTGATGGAGTTTTACTTAGGGGGTGCGGTGGTCGGAGGTTTCTCGGAGGCCAAGCGGTATCGGAGGAGAAAGCGATGGGTATAG
- a CDS encoding FMN-binding negative transcriptional regulator, giving the protein MYLPQHFAVTDPAVLFDLMQRFSFATLVSVHEGRPFATQIPFTVYPERNLLASHMARANPQWTSFDQNQEVLVIFQGDHSYISPTWYAKHPSVPTWNYMTVHAYGKVQIVEEPEAVKALLHDLVVSYEQQWKMEELPQDYLHGMIKGIVAFQIEITRLFGKFKLSQNRSRADQERVIAALEQSPHPGDRAVARQMKKRLEQV; this is encoded by the coding sequence ATGTATCTACCCCAGCACTTTGCCGTGACCGACCCAGCGGTGCTGTTCGACCTGATGCAGCGGTTTAGCTTTGCCACCCTGGTCTCGGTGCACGAGGGCCGGCCTTTTGCCACCCAGATACCCTTTACGGTCTACCCCGAGCGCAACCTGCTGGCCAGCCACATGGCCCGCGCCAACCCCCAGTGGACCAGCTTCGACCAGAACCAGGAGGTGCTGGTGATCTTCCAGGGTGACCACAGCTACATCTCCCCCACCTGGTACGCAAAGCACCCCAGCGTACCGACCTGGAACTACATGACCGTCCACGCCTACGGCAAGGTGCAAATAGTCGAAGAGCCCGAGGCGGTGAAAGCCCTGCTGCACGATCTGGTGGTGTCGTACGAGCAGCAGTGGAAGATGGAGGAGCTTCCCCAGGACTACCTGCACGGTATGATCAAAGGGATTGTGGCCTTCCAGATCGAGATTACCCGGCTTTTTGGCAAGTTCAAGCTCTCGCAAAACCGCAGCCGGGCCGACCAGGAGCGGGTTATTGCCGCCCTGGAGCAAAGCCCCCATCCCGGCGATCGGGCCGTTGCCCGGCAGATGAAAAAGCGTTTGGAACAGGTATGA
- a CDS encoding GNAT family N-acetyltransferase produces MNPHLTQPITLEGRLVRLEPLTMAHLPALLEIAQLEEYPYTAVPKPEVGMRRYIQAALNEQAQGQALPFATVDKQSHRVVGSTRFMAFEYWPWPENSPHHRPQQPDAVEIGHTWLAPPAQRTGLNTEAKLLMLTHAFEGLGVRRVTLKTDARNLRSRRAIERLGAHLDGILRAHRPAADGGIRDSAMYSILAEEWPAVKTRLLYLLAQRNPA; encoded by the coding sequence ATGAACCCCCACCTCACCCAACCCATCACCCTCGAGGGCCGCCTTGTCCGGCTCGAGCCCCTCACCATGGCACACCTGCCCGCCCTGCTGGAGATCGCGCAGCTCGAGGAATACCCCTACACCGCCGTGCCCAAACCGGAGGTGGGGATGCGGCGCTATATTCAAGCCGCCCTGAACGAGCAGGCCCAGGGGCAGGCCCTGCCCTTTGCAACGGTGGACAAGCAATCCCATCGCGTGGTGGGCAGCACCCGCTTTATGGCCTTCGAGTACTGGCCCTGGCCCGAAAACAGCCCCCACCACCGCCCCCAGCAACCCGATGCGGTGGAGATCGGCCACACCTGGCTGGCCCCACCGGCCCAGCGCACCGGCCTCAACACCGAGGCCAAGCTCTTGATGCTCACCCACGCCTTCGAGGGGCTGGGGGTGCGCCGGGTGACGCTCAAGACCGACGCCCGCAACCTGCGCTCACGCCGGGCCATTGAGCGGCTGGGGGCGCACCTCGACGGGATTCTCCGCGCGCACCGCCCCGCGGCCGACGGCGGCATCCGCGACAGTGCGATGTACAGCATTCTGGCCGAGGAGTGGCCGGCAGTTAAGACCCGGCTTTTGTACTTATTAGCCCAGAGAAACCCCGCTTGA
- a CDS encoding branched-chain amino acid ABC transporter permease, whose translation MYRLSQTLTDAFSRRFSRTVREDYRQDEAYASTPQGRFWLAVAIIGVLVLPLLLPQYPLFVTTQILIAALAGLGLHLLVGGAGQISLGQAAFVGIGAYVSSHLSGDLAPLGILAGGLVAALIGIVLGIPSLRIKGAYLAIATLAFQFLADYVFKRWTAFTGGVAGRSLPAEGTFLGLPLADDRVVYYLGLVFAIPMFFYAKRLLSTRAGRAWFAVRDNDLSAQLSGVDLVRSKLTAFALSAFYGGIAGGILMHLIGAVTPENFVLAFSIQYLAIVIVGGAGTVLGAVLGALFIVLIPEILSVIAGAFGPQYVAQLSAWRSVAFGVLILLFLILEPRGLVGLWGRIRDYFRTWPLPY comes from the coding sequence ATGTACCGCCTGAGCCAAACCCTAACCGATGCCTTTAGCCGCCGCTTCTCGCGTACGGTGCGCGAAGACTACCGCCAGGACGAGGCCTACGCCAGCACCCCCCAGGGGCGCTTCTGGCTGGCCGTGGCAATTATTGGCGTGCTGGTGCTGCCTTTGCTCTTGCCGCAGTACCCGCTGTTTGTAACCACCCAGATTCTGATAGCAGCCCTGGCCGGCCTGGGCCTGCACCTGCTGGTGGGGGGCGCGGGCCAGATTTCGCTGGGCCAGGCCGCGTTTGTGGGCATTGGCGCCTATGTCTCGAGCCACCTCTCGGGCGACCTGGCCCCCCTGGGTATCCTGGCCGGTGGGCTGGTGGCCGCCCTGATTGGGATTGTGCTGGGCATCCCCTCGCTGCGCATCAAGGGGGCCTACCTGGCCATCGCTACGCTGGCCTTTCAGTTCCTGGCCGACTATGTTTTCAAGCGTTGGACTGCTTTCACCGGGGGGGTGGCCGGCCGCAGTCTTCCGGCGGAGGGCACTTTTCTGGGGCTGCCCCTGGCCGACGACCGGGTGGTGTACTACCTTGGCCTGGTGTTTGCCATCCCCATGTTCTTTTATGCCAAGCGCCTGCTCTCAACCCGGGCGGGCCGGGCCTGGTTCGCCGTGCGCGATAACGATCTCTCGGCCCAGCTCTCCGGTGTAGATCTGGTGCGCTCCAAGCTCACGGCTTTTGCCCTTTCTGCCTTCTACGGGGGCATTGCCGGGGGTATCCTGATGCACCTGATTGGGGCGGTGACCCCGGAGAACTTCGTGCTTGCCTTTAGCATCCAGTACCTGGCCATCGTGATCGTGGGCGGGGCTGGCACGGTGCTGGGCGCGGTCTTGGGGGCTTTGTTTATCGTCCTGATCCCCGAAATCCTGAGCGTGATTGCCGGGGCTTTCGGGCCGCAGTACGTGGCCCAGCTCTCGGCCTGGCGCAGCGTGGCTTTTGGGGTGCTCATTCTGTTGTTCCTGATTCTGGAACCCCGGGGGCTGGTGGGTTTGTGGGGCCGCATTCGGGACTACTTCCGAACCTGGCCGCTGCCGTACTGA
- a CDS encoding ABC transporter ATP-binding protein, which produces MSKTLLEAHDLHLSFRGVKALAGVSFSVAEGDLFAVIGPNGAGKTSLLNVLSGLYRPQQGRVVFMGEDLAGQSPQQRVRKGLGRTFQNLELFRGMTVLDNVKLGAELAVGGYTDLMPKAQIEWKIRHHAEEVLDYLHLSPYRHVPAGALPYGLQKRVEVARALAGRPKLLLLDEPMAGLSLEEKQDLARFLLDARREWGVTLVLVEHDLKAVLELSTGVLVMSYGEVLYQGAPAGVRENPRVAEAYLGRSA; this is translated from the coding sequence ATGTCTAAAACGCTGCTCGAGGCCCACGACCTGCACCTTTCCTTCCGGGGTGTCAAAGCGCTGGCCGGGGTGAGTTTTAGCGTGGCGGAGGGCGATTTGTTCGCGGTGATTGGCCCCAACGGGGCGGGCAAGACCAGCCTGCTTAATGTGCTGTCGGGGCTGTACAGGCCCCAGCAGGGTCGGGTGGTGTTTATGGGCGAAGACCTGGCCGGCCAGAGCCCCCAGCAGCGGGTGCGCAAGGGGCTGGGGCGCACCTTCCAGAACCTCGAGCTCTTCCGCGGCATGACCGTGCTGGACAACGTCAAGCTGGGGGCCGAGCTGGCCGTGGGCGGCTACACCGACCTGATGCCCAAAGCCCAGATCGAATGGAAGATTCGCCACCACGCCGAAGAGGTGCTGGACTACCTGCACCTCTCACCGTACCGCCACGTACCGGCCGGGGCCCTGCCCTACGGTTTGCAAAAGCGGGTGGAGGTGGCTCGAGCCCTGGCTGGTCGGCCCAAGCTGCTGCTCCTGGATGAGCCCATGGCCGGGCTCAGCCTGGAGGAAAAACAAGACCTGGCCCGCTTCCTGCTGGACGCCCGGCGCGAGTGGGGCGTCACGCTGGTGCTGGTGGAACACGACCTTAAAGCCGTGCTGGAGCTTTCGACCGGGGTACTGGTGATGTCCTACGGTGAGGTCTTGTACCAGGGAGCCCCGGCGGGTGTGCGGGAGAACCCCCGCGTGGCCGAGGCTTATCTGGGGAGGAGTGCATGA
- a CDS encoding branched-chain amino acid ABC transporter permease — MDLALVIQTALNGLANGALYAVIAAGFVLVYRATSVVNFAIAEFMLIGAYLTYTMSLFFPLFLAILLALPLAFIFGVLVERGFVRPLLGRNVVAVIMATIGLAATLDGATLILWGPDQKAMGAADISQLPKEMPNLAFSLGGVFLSSKAVWSLILALPLAILLVLALKYSRYGVLLRAVSESETAALAMGINAPRVVAVAWGISAVMATIGGAFLAGAAGGGGPGHHLILLGLIVFPVAILGGFDSVPGAVVAGLLIGLIEAFSQLYLESLLPGITQAIPFLIVLLVLLFRPYGLFGQHRIERV; from the coding sequence ATGGATCTGGCCTTAGTCATCCAAACCGCCCTCAACGGCCTGGCCAATGGTGCGCTGTATGCGGTGATTGCCGCTGGGTTTGTGCTGGTCTACCGCGCAACCAGCGTGGTCAACTTTGCCATAGCGGAGTTCATGCTCATTGGTGCTTACCTGACCTACACCATGTCGCTTTTTTTTCCGCTGTTCTTGGCCATTCTGCTGGCCCTGCCCCTGGCCTTTATCTTTGGGGTGCTGGTCGAACGGGGGTTTGTGCGGCCCCTCCTGGGGCGAAACGTGGTGGCGGTGATTATGGCAACCATTGGTCTGGCCGCCACCCTGGACGGGGCCACCCTCATCCTGTGGGGCCCCGACCAGAAAGCCATGGGGGCCGCTGATATCTCCCAGTTACCCAAGGAGATGCCCAACCTGGCCTTTAGCCTGGGGGGGGTGTTTCTTTCTTCTAAAGCGGTGTGGAGCCTGATTCTGGCCCTACCCCTGGCTATTTTGCTGGTTTTGGCACTCAAATACAGCCGCTACGGGGTGCTATTGCGGGCGGTCTCGGAGAGTGAAACCGCTGCGCTGGCCATGGGCATCAATGCGCCTCGAGTGGTGGCGGTGGCCTGGGGCATCTCGGCCGTGATGGCTACCATTGGCGGTGCGTTTCTGGCGGGCGCGGCGGGGGGTGGCGGCCCCGGCCACCATCTGATTCTGCTCGGACTGATTGTCTTCCCGGTAGCTATTCTAGGGGGTTTCGACTCGGTACCGGGTGCGGTGGTGGCAGGCCTGCTGATTGGCCTGATCGAGGCCTTCTCGCAACTTTACCTCGAGTCCCTGCTGCCCGGCATCACCCAGGCCATCCCCTTCCTGATTGTGCTCTTGGTGCTGCTGTTCCGCCCCTATGGCTTGTTTGGCCAGCACCGCATCGAGCGGGTGTGA
- a CDS encoding TldD/PmbA family protein, with translation MLDEALVGDVLRRARQGGADFAELYVERWRRRALRVLSGEVKEATSGLEYGAGLRLFYGTEVVYAYTNDLSPQGLLEVTETLVQLKGQAGQVDALGRGGLDFRKVVAQGLHAPQVPFSTKDKRYRLERLREAEAGAQVGPQIKQVQTNLMEWEQEVLVATSEGTWAEDRRVRTRLYVTAIAQDESGMQTGVMGPGLSVGLELFDRYPPAEVGRRAGLQALTNLRAKPAPAGTMPVVIGNGFGGVIFHEALGHLLETTSVAKKASVLSDKLGEKVASDCVTYIDDGTTPHGWGSQEFDDEGRPTERTVLIENGVLKSYMVDRLGSLLTGYRPTGSGRRQDYTFAPTSRMRNTFIAPGTTPKEKLFEGIEYGLYAADMGGGQVRPGSGEYNFAVKEGYIIRHGRIEEPVRGAMLVGKGPESIQKIVAVSDDLEMGPGMCGSLSGSLPVEVGQPHLLISEIVVGGQA, from the coding sequence GTGTTAGACGAAGCATTGGTGGGAGATGTGCTCCGCCGTGCCCGGCAGGGTGGGGCCGATTTCGCAGAGCTGTATGTGGAGCGCTGGCGGCGGCGGGCCTTGCGGGTGCTTTCGGGCGAGGTGAAGGAGGCCACCAGCGGCCTCGAGTACGGGGCCGGGCTGCGGCTTTTTTACGGCACCGAGGTGGTGTATGCCTACACCAACGACCTGAGCCCCCAGGGCCTGCTCGAGGTCACCGAGACCCTGGTTCAGCTCAAGGGCCAGGCGGGCCAGGTGGACGCGCTGGGCCGGGGCGGCCTCGATTTTCGCAAGGTGGTGGCCCAGGGGCTGCACGCCCCCCAGGTTCCCTTTAGCACCAAAGACAAGCGCTACCGCCTCGAGCGCCTCCGCGAGGCCGAGGCCGGGGCCCAGGTCGGCCCCCAGATCAAGCAGGTGCAGACCAACCTGATGGAGTGGGAGCAGGAGGTGCTCGTGGCCACCAGCGAGGGCACCTGGGCCGAGGATCGCCGGGTGCGCACCCGTCTCTACGTGACCGCCATCGCCCAGGACGAGAGCGGGATGCAGACCGGGGTGATGGGGCCGGGGCTCAGTGTGGGCCTCGAGCTCTTCGACCGCTACCCCCCCGCCGAGGTCGGGCGCAGGGCCGGCCTGCAGGCCCTCACCAACCTGCGGGCCAAACCGGCCCCCGCCGGCACCATGCCCGTGGTAATTGGCAACGGCTTTGGCGGGGTGATCTTCCACGAGGCCCTGGGGCACCTCCTGGAAACCACTTCCGTCGCGAAAAAAGCCAGTGTGCTCTCCGACAAGCTGGGCGAAAAAGTGGCCTCGGACTGCGTGACCTACATCGACGACGGCACCACCCCCCACGGCTGGGGCTCGCAGGAGTTCGACGACGAGGGAAGGCCCACCGAGCGCACCGTGCTGATCGAGAACGGGGTGCTCAAAAGCTACATGGTGGATCGGCTGGGCAGCCTGCTCACCGGCTACCGGCCCACCGGCTCGGGGCGGCGCCAGGACTACACCTTTGCCCCCACCAGCCGGATGCGCAATACCTTTATCGCCCCCGGCACCACCCCTAAGGAAAAACTCTTCGAGGGCATCGAGTACGGCCTCTACGCCGCCGATATGGGCGGGGGGCAGGTGCGGCCCGGCTCCGGTGAGTACAACTTTGCGGTCAAGGAGGGCTACATCATCCGCCACGGGCGCATCGAGGAGCCGGTGCGGGGGGCCATGCTGGTGGGCAAGGGCCCCGAGAGCATCCAGAAAATTGTGGCGGTCTCGGACGACCTCGAGATGGGCCCCGGCATGTGCGGCTCACTCTCGGGCAGCCTGCCGGTGGAGGTGGGCCAGCCGCACCTTTTGATCTCCGAGATTGTGGTGGGGGGCCAGGCCTGA
- a CDS encoding TldD/PmbA family protein: MTFEEARDYLLQKARALGLEAEVLATHTRELTIQAHGGKVEEITQATQGGVGVRVVVEGKTGYAYTEERTPEALDWVLQEAHENALLQSETGGFLPAGGALGQHDLLGEGLSAPLEQKRQAALNLEATLRADPRVRQVQMTRYSENETQATLGSTQGVSGAFRNGYALLLTSAVMGEGHSLKQGYEFDLSKEFHALEPGRTAQQFLHRTGRLLGARPLKTGRYKAYFEPKAFAQLLGMMGWFLLSAKNVLEGKSLLAGRVGQKIASELFTLVDDPTLPDGLASRPFDAEGTAARRTVFIEKGILRTFAHNSETARKMGVENTGHAARNYKGVLGIAPSNLFVEPGAGVQMDSGIVVTDLMGLHAGANPISGEFSLQALGLKVEGGEVAHPVENFTVAGNFLELLNRITALGSELEWNPMMGIVGSPMVEVAELSFAGA; encoded by the coding sequence ATGACCTTTGAAGAAGCCAGGGATTATCTACTACAAAAAGCCCGCGCCTTGGGCCTCGAGGCCGAGGTGCTGGCCACCCACACCCGCGAACTCACCATCCAGGCCCACGGCGGCAAGGTGGAAGAGATCACCCAGGCCACCCAGGGCGGGGTGGGGGTGCGGGTGGTGGTGGAGGGCAAAACCGGCTACGCCTACACCGAGGAGCGCACCCCGGAAGCGCTCGACTGGGTGCTGCAGGAGGCCCACGAGAATGCCCTATTGCAGTCCGAGACTGGGGGGTTCCTGCCGGCGGGGGGTGCCCTGGGCCAGCACGACCTGCTGGGTGAGGGGCTTTCGGCCCCCCTGGAGCAAAAGCGCCAGGCGGCTCTGAACCTCGAGGCTACTTTGCGGGCCGACCCCCGGGTGCGGCAGGTGCAGATGACCCGCTACTCCGAGAACGAGACCCAGGCCACCCTGGGCTCCACCCAGGGGGTCTCGGGGGCCTTTCGCAACGGCTACGCCCTGCTTCTGACCAGCGCCGTGATGGGCGAGGGGCATAGCCTCAAGCAGGGCTACGAGTTCGACCTTTCCAAGGAGTTCCACGCCCTCGAGCCCGGCCGCACCGCCCAGCAGTTCCTGCACCGCACCGGGCGCTTGCTGGGGGCCCGCCCCCTCAAAACCGGGCGTTACAAAGCCTACTTCGAGCCCAAGGCCTTTGCCCAACTGCTGGGCATGATGGGCTGGTTTTTGCTCTCGGCCAAGAACGTGCTCGAGGGCAAGAGCCTGCTGGCGGGCCGGGTGGGGCAGAAAATCGCCTCGGAACTTTTCACCCTGGTAGACGACCCCACCCTACCGGACGGGCTGGCCTCGCGCCCCTTCGACGCCGAAGGCACCGCGGCCCGGCGCACGGTCTTCATCGAGAAGGGCATCCTGCGCACCTTTGCCCATAACTCCGAGACCGCCCGCAAGATGGGGGTGGAGAACACCGGCCACGCCGCCCGCAACTACAAGGGGGTGCTGGGCATTGCGCCCAGCAACCTGTTCGTAGAGCCCGGCGCGGGCGTGCAGATGGACAGCGGCATCGTGGTCACCGACCTGATGGGCCTGCACGCCGGGGCCAACCCCATCTCGGGGGAGTTTAGCCTGCAGGCCCTGGGCCTCAAAGTGGAGGGGGGCGAGGTGGCCCACCCGGTGGAGAACTTCACGGTGGCGGGGAACTTCCTGGAGCTGCTCAACCGCATCACCGCCCTGGGTAGCGAGCTCGAGTGGAACCCCATGATGGGCATCGTGGGCTCGCCCATGGTCGAGGTGGCCGAGTTGTCCTTTGCTGGGGCCTGA
- a CDS encoding ABC transporter substrate-binding protein, with product MNRRQVLKAGLAASTVYSPWMIARAQARPVKLAAILPLTGAFAFAGNAALDAFRDAADRINDSGGIGGRRFELVVEDDGYDVARGTAAFNRIVQRESPEELVFVYGDSTGLSKALAPEITRLRLPYTATSFSNELADPNTYPTIFVFGPTYNDMAGALLQQIRLQRGRGAKIFLCYSNSEFGRDPIPFIKDRAAKLGFQIVGEEVTPLAIADATPIVTKLRQTQPDFVIMQGYVLTVEPLVVRAAREQGVRATFMGTYYSAELALMQRAGAAADGFIVTYHNAYYYDTTVPAVEQIRALRRSKGRDLSYRTTYYMGSWMAVDVIAEAMRRAHAAGKLTRPGMIEALESLGDYNAGGQVRNMRWVNHRLPFTKLWRANVRDGRFDAITDWVDGSKL from the coding sequence ATGAACCGTCGGCAAGTACTTAAAGCTGGTCTAGCTGCTTCTACCGTGTACAGTCCCTGGATGATTGCCCGCGCCCAGGCCCGGCCGGTCAAACTCGCGGCCATTCTCCCCCTCACGGGTGCTTTTGCCTTTGCGGGTAATGCGGCCCTGGACGCTTTCCGCGATGCCGCCGATCGCATCAACGACAGCGGTGGTATCGGAGGAAGGCGCTTTGAGTTGGTGGTCGAGGACGACGGCTACGATGTGGCCCGCGGAACGGCTGCCTTCAATCGCATTGTGCAGCGCGAAAGCCCGGAAGAGCTGGTGTTTGTCTACGGCGACTCCACCGGCCTTTCGAAAGCCCTGGCCCCCGAGATTACCCGCCTGCGCCTGCCCTACACCGCCACCTCTTTCTCCAACGAGCTGGCCGATCCCAACACCTACCCCACCATTTTCGTCTTTGGCCCCACCTACAACGATATGGCCGGGGCTTTGCTGCAGCAGATTCGCTTGCAAAGGGGGCGTGGGGCCAAAATTTTCCTCTGCTACTCCAACTCCGAGTTCGGCCGCGACCCCATTCCCTTCATAAAAGACCGTGCGGCCAAACTGGGCTTCCAGATTGTGGGTGAGGAAGTCACCCCCCTGGCCATCGCCGATGCCACCCCCATCGTGACCAAGCTGCGCCAGACCCAGCCCGACTTCGTGATTATGCAGGGCTATGTGCTCACCGTAGAACCGCTGGTGGTGCGGGCGGCCCGCGAACAGGGCGTCCGGGCTACCTTTATGGGCACCTACTACTCGGCTGAGCTGGCCCTGATGCAGCGGGCCGGGGCGGCGGCCGATGGCTTCATCGTGACCTACCACAACGCCTACTACTACGACACCACGGTGCCGGCGGTGGAGCAGATCCGGGCTTTGCGCCGTTCTAAAGGCCGCGATCTCTCGTACCGCACCACCTACTACATGGGTTCCTGGATGGCCGTGGATGTGATCGCCGAGGCCATGCGCCGGGCGCATGCGGCGGGCAAGCTGACCCGCCCCGGCATGATCGAGGCCCTGGAGAGCCTGGGCGATTACAACGCTGGCGGCCAGGTGCGCAACATGCGCTGGGTGAACCACCGACTGCCCTTTACCAAGCTCTGGCGGGCCAACGTGCGGGATGGCCGCTTCGACGCCATCACCGACTGGGTGGACGGTTCAAAACTCTAA
- a CDS encoding AMP-binding protein translates to MSQTLIEFLAHHAQTRPNAPAMRVKRLGVWETTSWAHLKEKVEQLAGGLLELGLEPGRVLAILGQNAPEWVISELAAQTVGAMPMGIYADAMPEEVGYFIEFSECAGIVVSDEEQLDKVLPHLDKLKFVLVWEEAGMSKYWNERVRPFSSVLELGQAEKNRQAVRAAQAQVGPDTVALLAPTSGTTARSKLAMLTHAQLIAGAEAGRETISIRGGEWVFSYLPLPWIGEQMLTVVRNLTDGTVVHFPEDVITVREDVKEVQPDFYLAPARLWEDAAAIVRSRMEDADGLKKAVYRWGMGVLLECAQREFRKEPIGFGLNLARALAYPLVARPLRARMGLAACRIAATGGAPLGPEVFTFFRALGVDIRQVYGQSETAATSVAHLPGDTPPETVGKPLPNTQVRIAEDGEIQVKGRQVFAGYFKNEAATRETFTEDGWFRTGDAGFFNENGHLVLLGRLKEVGALADGTRFAPQFLENRLKYSPYIREAVVIGHGKPFVTALIELDPENTQNWARKRGIIFTTYQSLTSNPQVYELIAQELRMACESLPEELKVRRFAILPKELHADDEEITRTRKVKRGTVEARYAALLAALYDGSRKVKLTLPIRYLEGQGTLEAEVQIADVGRPMDEPKVRA, encoded by the coding sequence ATGAGTCAGACCCTGATTGAATTTCTGGCCCATCACGCCCAGACCAGGCCCAACGCCCCTGCGATGCGGGTTAAGCGCCTGGGGGTGTGGGAGACCACCTCCTGGGCCCACCTCAAAGAGAAGGTCGAGCAGCTTGCGGGGGGGTTGCTGGAACTGGGCCTGGAGCCGGGTAGAGTGCTGGCCATCCTGGGCCAGAACGCACCGGAGTGGGTCATATCCGAACTGGCGGCCCAGACTGTAGGGGCCATGCCCATGGGCATCTACGCCGATGCCATGCCGGAGGAGGTGGGTTACTTCATCGAGTTCTCCGAGTGCGCGGGCATTGTGGTCTCGGACGAAGAACAACTGGATAAGGTGCTGCCCCACCTGGACAAGCTAAAGTTTGTGCTGGTCTGGGAAGAGGCCGGCATGAGCAAGTACTGGAACGAGCGGGTACGGCCCTTTAGCAGCGTGCTGGAGCTGGGCCAGGCCGAGAAAAACCGCCAGGCTGTGCGGGCCGCGCAAGCCCAGGTGGGGCCCGATACGGTGGCGCTCTTGGCGCCCACCTCCGGCACCACGGCCCGCAGCAAGCTGGCCATGCTGACCCACGCCCAACTGATCGCCGGGGCCGAGGCGGGCCGCGAGACCATCAGCATCCGCGGCGGGGAGTGGGTGTTTTCGTACCTGCCGCTGCCCTGGATTGGCGAGCAGATGCTCACGGTGGTGCGCAACCTTACCGACGGCACGGTGGTGCACTTCCCCGAGGATGTGATCACCGTGCGCGAGGATGTCAAAGAGGTGCAGCCCGACTTTTATCTGGCCCCGGCAAGGCTGTGGGAGGATGCAGCGGCCATTGTGCGCAGCCGGATGGAGGACGCCGACGGGCTCAAGAAGGCCGTCTACCGCTGGGGTATGGGGGTGTTGCTCGAGTGCGCCCAGCGCGAGTTCCGCAAAGAGCCCATTGGCTTTGGGCTCAACCTGGCTCGGGCCCTGGCCTACCCGCTGGTGGCCCGCCCGCTCCGGGCCCGCATGGGGCTGGCAGCCTGCCGCATCGCCGCCACGGGGGGGGCCCCGCTGGGCCCCGAAGTGTTCACCTTTTTCCGCGCGCTGGGGGTGGATATCCGCCAGGTCTACGGCCAGTCCGAGACCGCGGCCACCAGCGTGGCCCACCTGCCCGGCGACACCCCGCCCGAGACGGTGGGCAAGCCCCTGCCCAATACCCAGGTGCGCATCGCCGAGGATGGCGAGATTCAGGTTAAGGGCCGGCAGGTGTTCGCGGGCTACTTCAAGAACGAGGCCGCTACCAGGGAAACCTTTACCGAGGACGGCTGGTTCCGTACCGGCGATGCGGGCTTCTTTAACGAAAACGGCCATTTGGTGCTGCTGGGCCGGCTCAAGGAGGTGGGGGCCCTGGCCGACGGCACCCGCTTTGCGCCGCAATTCCTGGAGAACCGCCTCAAATACTCGCCCTACATCCGCGAGGCGGTGGTGATCGGCCACGGCAAGCCGTTTGTGACGGCCCTGATTGAGCTTGACCCCGAGAACACCCAGAACTGGGCGCGCAAGCGCGGCATCATCTTTACCACCTACCAGAGCCTGACCTCCAACCCGCAGGTCTACGAGCTGATTGCCCAGGAGCTCAGGATGGCTTGTGAGAGCCTACCCGAAGAGCTCAAGGTGCGCCGCTTTGCCATCCTGCCCAAAGAGCTGCACGCCGACGACGAGGAGATCACCCGCACCCGCAAGGTCAAGCGGGGGACGGTGGAGGCGCGCTACGCAGCTTTGCTGGCCGCGCTGTACGATGGCTCCAGAAAGGTAAAGCTGACGCTGCCCATCCGCTACCTCGAGGGCCAGGGTACCCTCGAGGCCGAGGTGCAGATTGCCGATGTGGGCAGGCCGATGGATGAACCCAAGGTGCGTGCCTAA